From one Bacteroides intestinalis DSM 17393 genomic stretch:
- a CDS encoding YhcH/YjgK/YiaL family protein: protein MVVDRLENLEKYASLNPLFAQAIEFLQSHDLNAMEVGKTELKGKDLVVNVAQTTPKAKEQAKLETHNEFIDIQIPLSGAEVMGYTAGKDCVPADAPYNAEKDITFFEGLAETYITVKPGMFAIFFPQDGHAPGISPDGVKKVIVKVKA from the coding sequence ATGGTAGTAGATAGATTAGAAAATTTAGAAAAATATGCATCGTTGAACCCCTTGTTCGCCCAAGCTATTGAATTCTTGCAATCGCATGACTTGAACGCAATGGAAGTTGGCAAAACCGAACTGAAAGGTAAAGACCTGGTTGTAAACGTAGCTCAAACTACCCCTAAAGCTAAAGAACAAGCCAAACTGGAAACACACAATGAATTTATAGATATCCAGATTCCTCTCTCCGGTGCGGAAGTAATGGGCTATACCGCAGGAAAAGATTGCGTACCGGCTGATGCTCCCTACAATGCAGAGAAAGATATTACTTTCTTCGAAGGACTGGCTGAAACTTATATCACTGTAAAACCTGGAATGTTTGCTATATTCTTCCCTCAAGACGGACATGCTCCCGGCATTTCTCCTGACGGTGTGAAGAAAGTCATTGTGAAAGTGAAAGCATAA
- a CDS encoding alpha amylase C-terminal domain-containing protein, which translates to METLNLIKNDPWLEPFEDAIKGRHQHVLDKEAELTNKGKQTLSDFASGYLYFGLHRTADGWIFREWAPNATEIFMVGTFNEWKELKKYSLKRKDYGVWEIKLPADAMRHGDLYKLIVHWEGGCGERIPAWATRVVQDEQTKIFSAQVWSPEKPYKVKKRTFKPNTDPLLIYECHIGMAQQEDKVGTYNEFREKTLPRIAKAGYNCIQIMAIQEHPYYGSFGYHVSSFFAASSRFGTPEELKELIDTAHGLGIAVIMDIVHSHAVKNEVEGLGNFAGDPNQYFYPGARREHPAWDSLCFDYGKNEVIHFLLSNCKYWLEEYGFDGFRFDGVTSMLYYSHGLGEAFCNYGDYFNGHQDDNAICYLTLANKLIHEVNSKAITIAEEVSGMPGLAAKVEDGGYGFDYRMAMNIPDYWIKTIKEKIDEDWKPSSMFWEVTNRRKDEKTISYAESHDQALVGDKTIIFRLIDADMYWHMQKGDENYTVNRGIALHKMIRLLTSSTINGGYLNFMGNEFGHPEWIDFPREGNGWSCKYARRQWDLVDNKNLTYHYMADFDAGMLKIIKSVKAFQATAVQEIWHNDGDQVLAYMRKDYVFVFNFNPKQSFTDYGFLVSPGTYEVVLNTDNPAYGGNGLTDDTVKHFTIADPLYEKEKKEWLKLYIPARTAVVLKKTK; encoded by the coding sequence ATGGAAACATTGAATTTGATCAAAAACGACCCCTGGCTGGAACCTTTCGAAGATGCCATCAAAGGCCGTCATCAGCATGTATTAGACAAAGAGGCTGAACTGACGAACAAAGGGAAACAGACTTTGTCTGATTTTGCCTCGGGATATTTATATTTCGGACTTCACCGTACTGCTGACGGCTGGATTTTCCGTGAATGGGCACCCAACGCCACAGAAATATTTATGGTGGGCACATTCAATGAATGGAAAGAACTGAAGAAGTACAGTCTGAAACGTAAGGATTATGGTGTTTGGGAAATCAAACTTCCGGCAGATGCCATGAGACACGGTGATTTATACAAACTCATTGTACATTGGGAAGGCGGTTGCGGAGAACGTATTCCTGCCTGGGCAACACGGGTGGTACAAGACGAGCAAACCAAGATTTTCAGTGCGCAGGTCTGGTCACCGGAAAAGCCATATAAAGTAAAGAAGCGTACATTTAAACCTAATACGGATCCTTTGCTTATCTACGAATGCCACATCGGTATGGCGCAACAGGAAGATAAAGTAGGAACTTACAACGAGTTCCGTGAAAAAACTCTTCCGCGCATAGCTAAAGCCGGATACAATTGCATTCAAATCATGGCAATTCAGGAACATCCCTACTACGGTAGTTTCGGTTACCATGTATCCAGTTTCTTTGCCGCTTCTTCCCGTTTCGGTACTCCGGAAGAATTGAAGGAGTTGATCGATACCGCACACGGATTGGGTATTGCAGTGATTATGGACATCGTTCATTCTCATGCAGTAAAGAATGAAGTGGAAGGCTTGGGCAATTTTGCCGGTGATCCGAATCAATACTTCTACCCCGGCGCACGACGTGAACATCCGGCTTGGGACTCACTTTGTTTCGACTATGGAAAGAATGAAGTTATCCATTTTCTTCTCTCCAACTGTAAGTACTGGCTTGAGGAATACGGATTCGACGGCTTCCGGTTCGATGGTGTAACATCTATGCTCTATTATAGTCACGGACTGGGTGAAGCCTTCTGTAATTATGGAGACTATTTCAATGGCCATCAGGATGACAATGCCATTTGCTACCTGACACTTGCCAACAAACTTATCCACGAAGTAAATTCCAAAGCAATAACGATCGCCGAAGAAGTATCGGGAATGCCCGGTCTTGCAGCTAAAGTTGAAGACGGCGGCTATGGTTTCGACTACCGTATGGCGATGAATATCCCCGATTATTGGATCAAGACCATCAAAGAAAAAATAGACGAAGACTGGAAACCGTCCAGCATGTTCTGGGAAGTAACCAATCGTCGTAAAGATGAAAAGACCATATCTTATGCAGAAAGTCACGACCAGGCATTAGTGGGTGATAAGACGATTATCTTCCGTCTGATAGATGCCGATATGTACTGGCATATGCAGAAAGGCGATGAAAACTACACAGTAAATCGTGGTATTGCTCTTCACAAGATGATACGTTTACTGACTTCAAGTACTATCAATGGTGGTTATCTTAACTTCATGGGCAACGAATTCGGTCACCCCGAATGGATTGATTTTCCACGTGAAGGTAATGGATGGTCATGCAAGTATGCCCGCCGTCAGTGGGATCTGGTAGATAACAAGAATCTTACTTACCACTATATGGCTGACTTTGATGCTGGTATGCTCAAAATCATTAAGAGCGTGAAAGCGTTCCAGGCAACAGCTGTTCAAGAAATCTGGCACAATGACGGCGATCAGGTATTGGCATATATGCGTAAGGATTATGTCTTTGTGTTCAATTTCAATCCCAAACAGTCATTTACCGATTATGGCTTCCTGGTTTCTCCGGGCACATATGAAGTAGTATTGAATACGGATAATCCTGCTTATGGCGGTAATGGATTGACTGATGACACTGTAAAACATTTCACTATTGCTGATCCTCTTTATGAAAAAGAGAAGAAGGAATGGTTGAAGTTATATATTCCTGCCCGTACAGCAGTAGTATTGAAGAAAACGAAATAA
- a CDS encoding tetratricopeptide repeat protein encodes MKKFLLSIALCCAATNFFAQTTEPGNLINEGKAALEAKNYQEAFTKFSTYLTQTNNQDSVIAYNCGVCADKIKKPEEALKYFDIAIQKKYNLGNAYVGKAGALKDLKKDSEYLATLKEGIEAAPENKTLKRLHANYYLNAGIKAQKANKLDDAEEAFKQVLADDEKNTNALYSLGTLSYNKAALVLKNAAPLANSDKAKYDAQKEIADKNFQNAKTYLERALPLLSADKPREKSMIDNIKKLLPQIEAQLK; translated from the coding sequence ATGAAAAAATTTTTGTTATCCATTGCGCTGTGTTGTGCAGCAACTAACTTTTTTGCGCAAACTACAGAACCTGGAAATCTAATTAACGAAGGAAAGGCAGCACTCGAAGCCAAAAATTACCAGGAAGCATTTACAAAATTCAGTACCTACCTGACACAGACAAACAATCAGGACTCTGTTATCGCTTACAACTGCGGCGTTTGTGCCGATAAAATCAAAAAACCGGAAGAAGCTCTCAAGTATTTTGATATTGCTATTCAAAAGAAATATAATCTGGGAAATGCATATGTAGGTAAAGCCGGTGCATTGAAGGATTTGAAAAAAGACAGTGAGTATCTTGCCACTCTGAAAGAGGGTATAGAAGCAGCTCCGGAAAACAAGACATTGAAAAGACTTCATGCTAATTATTATCTGAATGCCGGTATTAAAGCACAAAAGGCTAATAAACTGGATGATGCTGAAGAAGCTTTCAAACAAGTACTTGCTGACGATGAAAAGAATACCAACGCATTGTACAGCTTGGGGACACTTTCTTATAATAAGGCAGCTTTAGTTCTGAAGAATGCAGCACCATTGGCTAATTCAGATAAAGCTAAGTACGATGCACAGAAAGAAATCGCTGACAAAAACTTCCAGAATGCTAAAACGTATCTGGAACGCGCACTCCCTTTACTCTCGGCAGACAAACCTCGTGAAAAAAGTATGATAGATAATATTAAGAAACTATTGCCGCAAATTGAAGCGCAATTGAAATAA
- a CDS encoding site-specific integrase has protein sequence MTTVKAFIRTGKKDKEVNVRFRLSDGRNVQLFHKSEIMVLPNIWDAKNEQYKAKSVIKLEERTQFNASINERKNLVLSLYGGNKELTSEKLEELIDKHLHPEKYNITHEKESLCEMFQRYVNGWLDTGVIGAGRKKHYDVIIRELTRFFIINGIDGCSVEDFNKDTILKFREFLRTEYKLVDKYPGLYVDMNSRNRPSKERSQNTIAEKLLLLQAFMVELESNDIIPVSPFRKIGKEKEAIMKQQYDEPIFLTKAEFNAVLTKDCPESLQRVKDLFIVQCCFGCRVGDFRRFTFDNIGIEEGIPYIHYLPQKTHKDGLIRTEIKTPIIRIAYDIIMKYKGELSNSALLPYYPDGNGETGYNYQIKKLLEYCEISRKVAMFSTALGTNEYKSIYEVASSKLARKTHVDLMNKVQVNKYAAGLHAKNSGAVDRYTNMGIKERFILMCAAFGCEEYKVNPELTIER, from the coding sequence ATGACCACTGTAAAAGCCTTTATTAGAACTGGAAAAAAAGACAAAGAAGTAAACGTAAGATTCCGTTTGTCCGATGGGCGCAATGTACAATTGTTCCATAAATCCGAAATAATGGTATTACCAAATATTTGGGACGCAAAGAACGAACAATACAAAGCAAAAAGTGTCATTAAATTAGAGGAAAGAACTCAATTCAATGCTTCCATCAATGAAAGAAAGAATCTTGTCCTGTCACTATATGGGGGAAATAAAGAATTAACAAGTGAGAAGTTAGAGGAACTAATTGATAAACATCTCCATCCAGAAAAGTATAATATCACGCACGAAAAAGAATCACTATGCGAAATGTTCCAGCGTTATGTTAATGGTTGGTTAGATACTGGCGTTATAGGTGCTGGCAGAAAGAAGCACTATGATGTAATTATCCGGGAACTAACACGATTCTTTATCATTAATGGCATTGATGGTTGTTCAGTGGAAGATTTTAATAAAGATACTATTCTTAAATTTCGTGAGTTCCTGCGCACTGAATATAAATTAGTGGATAAATATCCGGGGTTATATGTGGACATGAACAGCAGAAATAGACCATCAAAAGAGAGAAGTCAAAATACAATAGCTGAAAAACTCCTATTACTTCAAGCATTCATGGTAGAGCTTGAGAGTAATGATATTATCCCTGTGTCTCCATTTCGCAAAATTGGAAAGGAGAAAGAGGCCATAATGAAGCAGCAATACGATGAACCGATTTTCCTGACTAAAGCAGAATTTAATGCAGTCTTGACTAAAGATTGTCCGGAATCATTGCAACGAGTAAAAGACTTATTTATAGTGCAATGCTGTTTCGGATGTCGTGTTGGAGACTTTAGACGGTTTACTTTTGATAATATTGGCATTGAAGAAGGAATACCTTACATTCATTACTTACCTCAAAAAACACACAAGGATGGACTTATACGTACTGAGATAAAAACTCCTATTATTCGCATTGCTTATGATATTATTATGAAATATAAAGGTGAACTGTCAAACAGTGCTTTGTTACCCTATTACCCTGATGGCAATGGTGAGACTGGGTACAATTATCAGATAAAAAAACTACTTGAATACTGTGAGATAAGCCGGAAAGTAGCAATGTTCAGTACGGCATTGGGAACTAACGAATATAAATCTATCTATGAAGTCGCAAGCAGCAAACTCGCTCGCAAAACTCATGTTGATTTGATGAACAAGGTGCAAGTTAATAAATATGCTGCTGGGCTTCATGCTAAAAATAGCGGTGCAGTGGATAGATATACCAATATGGGAATCAAAGAACGCTTTATACTTATGTGTGCAGCATTTGGATGTGAAGAATATAAAGTTAATCCAGAACTGACCATAGAGAGATAG
- a CDS encoding helix-turn-helix domain-containing protein, which translates to MSLQEIIQSGVNVSITIGTNDLMQFANHLIRSTKEELESTILAKKNETYVTPDEASKQLHVDRSTLWRWSKTGYLIPVEVGGKRLYKQSDIDIILNK; encoded by the coding sequence ATGAGTTTACAAGAAATTATCCAAAGCGGTGTGAATGTATCGATAACGATTGGTACAAATGACCTAATGCAATTCGCAAATCATCTAATTCGTTCCACCAAAGAAGAATTAGAAAGCACTATTCTTGCCAAGAAGAACGAAACGTATGTAACTCCAGATGAAGCGAGCAAGCAGTTGCATGTGGATCGTTCGACCTTATGGAGATGGAGTAAAACCGGATATCTGATTCCGGTAGAGGTCGGAGGTAAAAGACTATACAAACAGTCGGATATTGATATTATCCTTAACAAATAA
- a CDS encoding AAA family ATPase translates to MSEAIKQIVGEFEKPIADIPSDVMDAIKNSRLDLSLNIPNPQMLVSKGDLPVCTRGNFSFVIGLPGARKSFLCSGIAGAFLNEDGCMGLDNPNGTGKLLWIDTEQAPGHVAKIGRRLHRIAGFPININSENIIIHMLREFQPPMRHKIFDACMNLYHPDFIVLDGVSDLIADPNSSEQSTSVINDLMALTKKYDCHILTVIHANVGSEKARGHLGAEALRKCETAIFAEADGDITVCKWAKTRDMRPDEFAFAVVEGLPTATTYTGKQSKVDKLKQIIADSMPKLPNTVSYSDLCAKIMEIANIKIDAAKKKVSVATEKKLIIKNEVGMYHLPTIDDRPSDLPF, encoded by the coding sequence ATGAGTGAGGCTATAAAGCAGATTGTCGGTGAGTTTGAGAAGCCGATTGCCGACATTCCTTCTGATGTTATGGATGCAATCAAAAACAGTCGTCTGGACTTGTCTTTAAACATTCCTAACCCTCAGATGCTTGTGTCAAAAGGAGACTTGCCTGTATGCACACGAGGAAACTTTTCGTTTGTCATTGGTCTGCCTGGTGCAAGGAAAAGTTTTCTCTGTTCTGGTATCGCCGGCGCATTCCTGAATGAAGATGGATGTATGGGACTGGATAATCCTAACGGGACCGGCAAATTACTTTGGATTGATACAGAACAAGCGCCGGGACATGTTGCGAAGATTGGCAGGAGGCTTCATCGCATCGCTGGATTTCCAATCAATATCAACTCGGAGAATATTATCATCCACATGTTAAGAGAATTTCAGCCACCTATGCGGCATAAGATTTTTGATGCGTGCATGAATCTATATCATCCGGATTTCATTGTCCTTGATGGAGTGAGCGACCTCATAGCCGACCCGAATAGCTCCGAGCAATCCACATCGGTAATAAACGACCTGATGGCACTCACCAAGAAATATGATTGCCATATACTAACAGTCATACATGCTAATGTCGGAAGTGAGAAAGCCCGGGGCCATCTTGGGGCGGAAGCCTTGCGAAAATGTGAGACTGCCATCTTTGCCGAAGCAGATGGAGATATAACCGTATGCAAATGGGCTAAAACAAGAGATATGCGGCCGGATGAGTTTGCGTTTGCTGTTGTGGAGGGTTTGCCAACGGCGACAACATACACAGGTAAACAGTCAAAAGTGGATAAGCTGAAACAGATTATCGCCGATTCAATGCCAAAGCTTCCGAATACGGTTTCTTATTCAGACCTGTGTGCTAAGATTATGGAGATAGCAAATATCAAGATTGATGCCGCCAAGAAAAAGGTCTCTGTTGCTACTGAGAAGAAGTTAATTATCAAAAACGAAGTAGGTATGTACCATCTTCCAACCATTGATGATAGACCTTCAGATTTACCTTTTTAG
- a CDS encoding DUF6371 domain-containing protein has translation MNEPKYHLQKYTGMNSRHTCPQCGHKKEFTLYVDERNVPIDESCGRCNRERCGYHLTPAEYFKAHPTNDRTDFTGWKQPEPTKVIPVSYLPSSLLITDTHRASNNLFRFMAKEFGNDEANRVFGAYHVGTSRHWRNNDGLATTFPQIDDKGRLCQLKVMAYHPATGKRMKKQDQAELWSDKAQKYMPDTRPMDKIWFAGKTLLKNYEANLQQTFFGCHLVKEASRVGIVESEKSALICSILMPEITWIATGGCNGCKWTESVIFQSLAGKRVVLYPDAGMFAKWEEKAAILRNGGVDATVSRACEGLPHNWDVADVLLRERHAKRGMTVGEVLAYATEIGVINQIHVNV, from the coding sequence ATGAATGAACCTAAATATCACCTCCAAAAATACACCGGAATGAACTCCCGGCACACCTGCCCGCAGTGTGGACACAAAAAGGAGTTCACCCTTTACGTTGATGAAAGAAATGTTCCTATTGATGAATCATGCGGCCGTTGTAATCGGGAGCGTTGCGGTTATCATTTGACACCTGCGGAATATTTCAAGGCACATCCAACCAATGACCGGACGGACTTTACAGGATGGAAGCAGCCGGAACCGACTAAAGTTATCCCCGTATCTTATCTTCCTTCCTCGTTATTGATTACTGACACTCACCGGGCCAGCAATAACCTGTTCCGTTTCATGGCTAAAGAATTTGGAAATGATGAGGCAAACCGTGTCTTTGGTGCTTATCACGTAGGTACATCCCGGCACTGGAGAAATAACGATGGGTTGGCAACGACCTTTCCTCAGATTGACGATAAAGGTCGGCTATGCCAATTGAAAGTAATGGCGTATCATCCCGCCACTGGTAAGCGGATGAAGAAGCAGGACCAGGCGGAGTTATGGAGCGACAAAGCTCAAAAGTATATGCCCGACACTCGACCGATGGATAAAATTTGGTTTGCAGGCAAAACGCTTCTCAAAAACTATGAAGCCAACCTGCAGCAAACTTTCTTCGGTTGCCACTTGGTTAAAGAAGCTTCTCGTGTGGGAATTGTAGAGAGCGAGAAGTCAGCTCTTATATGCTCTATTTTGATGCCTGAAATTACTTGGATAGCAACAGGAGGCTGCAATGGTTGCAAATGGACGGAATCAGTCATTTTTCAGTCGTTGGCCGGAAAAAGGGTAGTTTTATACCCCGATGCCGGAATGTTCGCAAAATGGGAAGAAAAAGCGGCAATACTACGAAATGGCGGTGTAGATGCGACAGTCAGTCGGGCGTGTGAAGGTTTGCCGCACAACTGGGATGTCGCCGATGTACTTCTCAGAGAACGCCACGCAAAAAGAGGAATGACCGTTGGCGAAGTTCTTGCTTATGCCACCGAGATAGGAGTTATTAACCAAATCCATGTAAACGTATGA
- a CDS encoding DEAD/DEAH box helicase: MIQLRKYQNNIAIQAAYKLVAFGCCYLSMECRTGKTITALSAADNFDAQSVLFITKLKAIPSIKADYEALKPVNFQLDVINYESAHKAKGKYDLVIIDEAHSLGAYPKPSKRTHEIKTICEGLPVLYLSGTPSPESYSQLYHQFWVCSSSPWKEYKTFYKWAKVYVNVKQKKVNGYFINDYSHADKAKIDRDTKDLFISYSQEQAGFEVNINEHILSVPMNERTGRYIKSMRDNLMVEIDGNAILGDTPAKLLTKLHQLSSGTVIAENGLHLTFDKSKAEFVRKQFAGKKVALFYVYQSEAELLQSVFQNWTDSPEVFQLSTDKVFISQVRRAREGVRLDTADALIFFNLEFSFLSYEQGRNRLVSKERTAPADVYFLCSDCGIESKILDAVHGKQDFTLSWFNKKAR; the protein is encoded by the coding sequence ATGATTCAATTAAGAAAATACCAAAACAATATAGCCATACAAGCCGCCTATAAACTGGTGGCATTCGGCTGCTGTTACCTGTCTATGGAATGCAGGACCGGAAAAACCATTACCGCACTATCTGCTGCCGACAACTTCGATGCGCAAAGTGTACTGTTTATTACCAAGCTGAAAGCTATCCCATCCATCAAAGCGGATTATGAGGCGTTGAAACCTGTAAACTTCCAACTGGACGTTATCAATTACGAGAGTGCGCACAAGGCAAAAGGAAAGTATGACCTTGTGATTATTGACGAAGCCCACTCACTGGGCGCATATCCCAAGCCAAGCAAGCGCACGCATGAGATAAAGACCATTTGCGAAGGGTTGCCCGTCCTGTATTTGTCCGGCACACCATCACCGGAAAGTTACAGCCAATTATATCACCAATTCTGGGTATGTTCATCCTCTCCGTGGAAGGAATACAAGACTTTCTACAAGTGGGCAAAGGTCTATGTAAACGTAAAGCAGAAGAAGGTGAACGGTTATTTCATCAACGACTACAGCCATGCGGACAAAGCGAAGATAGACAGGGACACAAAAGACTTGTTCATCAGTTACTCACAGGAACAAGCTGGATTTGAGGTGAACATAAACGAGCATATACTATCAGTACCAATGAATGAGCGGACCGGGCGATACATAAAATCCATGCGTGATAACCTGATGGTAGAAATAGATGGTAATGCCATTTTGGGCGACACTCCGGCTAAATTACTCACCAAGCTGCATCAGTTATCATCCGGTACGGTAATTGCTGAAAATGGGCTTCATTTGACATTTGACAAAAGTAAGGCTGAATTTGTCCGTAAGCAGTTCGCAGGGAAGAAGGTTGCACTATTCTATGTGTACCAATCGGAAGCGGAGTTATTGCAGTCTGTTTTCCAGAACTGGACGGATAGCCCAGAAGTGTTTCAATTATCAACGGATAAGGTTTTTATCTCACAGGTTCGCCGGGCACGTGAAGGAGTTCGACTTGATACGGCTGATGCTTTGATATTCTTCAATCTGGAGTTCAGTTTCCTGTCATACGAGCAGGGACGAAATAGGCTTGTATCGAAAGAACGTACTGCACCTGCAGATGTTTATTTCCTCTGCTCTGATTGTGGTATTGAAAGCAAGATATTGGATGCGGTACACGGAAAGCAGGACTTTACCCTTTCATGGTTCAATAAGAAAGCGAGATAG
- a CDS encoding VRR-NUC domain-containing protein yields MAELESKIQARIIKRLEAQGYYVVKLILTNKNGIPDLLVLKDGKAFFVEVKRPGEKPRPLQEYRMNELKELGFICEVWKE; encoded by the coding sequence ATGGCAGAACTGGAAAGTAAAATACAGGCTCGTATCATAAAGCGGCTGGAAGCGCAAGGCTATTACGTAGTGAAGCTGATTCTCACGAATAAAAACGGGATTCCCGATTTATTGGTACTGAAGGATGGTAAAGCCTTTTTTGTAGAAGTGAAGCGGCCAGGTGAAAAACCTCGACCATTACAAGAATACCGAATGAATGAGTTAAAAGAGTTAGGTTTTATATGTGAAGTGTGGAAAGAATAG